In the genome of Ensifer sp. WSM1721, the window CAGGCCTGCTTCCCGCCCGGGGCCTTCCGCGTCGACAAATACTGGTCGCCGGTCAACCGAGTCGACAATGTCTATGGCGACCGCCATCTCGTCTGCACCTGCCCGCCTATGGAAAGCTACGCGGAGGCGGCGGAGTGAATTGAGCCGGAGGCGTGACCCGTGCACGCCCCCTCACGCTAGGCAAAGAAAAGCCCGGCTGACGCTGGGCTTTTTTCGCTAACATTCAATACAATAGACGTGCGCAGCCGCTCAGTTCGCGCGCACCACCGGATTGCCTTGAGCGGCAAGTGCCGCCAGGTCGGCGGGCTTCAGTTCCACCGATTCGCCGCAGCCGCAGGCGGATGTCTGGTTCGGGTTGCGGAAGGTGAAGCCCGACCGCAAGGCGGTCACTTCGAAATCCATCTGAGTGCCGAGCAAGTAGAGCACGGCTTCCGGCGCGACCCAGACCTTGGCGCCCTCATATTCGACGAGATCGTCCTTGGTATTGGGATCGGTCACGAGATCGACGGCATATTCCATACCGGCGCAACCGCCCTTCTTGATGCTCAGGCGAATGCCCTTGGCATCACCGCCGGCATTCTCGACGATCGACCGGACGCGGCCAGCAGCGGCGTCGGTGAGGCTCATTACGGCAAAGCCCATA includes:
- the sufA gene encoding Fe-S cluster assembly scaffold SufA, encoding MGFAVMSLTDAAAGRVRSIVENAGGDAKGIRLSIKKGGCAGMEYAVDLVTDPNTKDDLVEYEGAKVWVAPEAVLYLLGTQMDFEVTALRSGFTFRNPNQTSACGCGESVELKPADLAALAAQGNPVVRAN